The region TAATTTTATCAATTTCGTTCCTTTGGTACTCAACCAATTTTTTTAGTTCAACGTTTTCTTTTTCCAAATCTTTATAGGATTTTTCGTAGGAAGAACTATTCTCTTCGTTTGTCAGTTCATTCATTTTGAATAATTTAAAGTATTACTGTGCGATTGTAATAGGATATGTTTGAACTTTAAAAGATAAATGTACTGAAAAAGCACCTAAATAGCAATTGTATGAATTGGAAATAGTGTTTCCGAAGAATCTTGATGACGGGAAAAGTGGTGGTATTTCATTATTCCTCTGAAAAGCAATATGCTATAATCATATTAATGAAAATTGTTTAGGCTATACGATTTGTTTTAGAAAATTTTCTATGCAAAAAAAGACACCGGAAGATGTCTTTTTTACAAAATGAGAAATGGTTTAATACCTGGAACTTCTTCGTCTGGAGTTGTAATCATCGTTGTTAGTCCTTCTGCCGGAGAATTCTCCGTTGGTACGTTCTACTTTTGGCTTTGCAACGTTCACGACTATAACTTTGCCATCATACTCGCATTGGTTCAATTCCTCTATGGCTTTTTGCCCCTGAGCATCCTCCATTTCCACAAAACCAAATCCTCTGGATCTTCCCGACATTCTATCGGTTATAACTTTAGCTGAAGATACTAAGCCGTATTCTTCAAACAATTCTTTTAAGTCAGCGTCGTTGACGTTGTAACTTAAGTTTGAAACATAAATGTTCATGATAAAAAATTAATTAATAAATTTAATGAAGAGTTTGAAGCCAGATAGGTGCAAAACTTAACAGTGAATAAACAGTCAAATAAGGAGTATCTTTCTGAGATAAAAACTCAAATGAATTGCAAAGATAATCAATATTTTAAATAATGGTTCAGATTCTCGGAAATGATTATAGAATTTATTGAACATTCCTGATGGAGTGGAATAACGCATAAGTTTAACAGGGATATAGATGAATCGCTACGAGTTTAACTCAGGAGGGAGATACGGGCCTTGATCTTCTTTGCATCTTTCTTGTATCAAGACAAGAAAGATCACCCTTCGGGTAACAAAACCCCGCCCAACCTAATTAAACAGCATAAAAACCGTTAAGCACTATAAAACAGCATTGGTAAACATTGTTTTATAAGAATTATTGCTAGCTTTATAGTGGGTTTATATATTAGATGTACAGTATATCCCAGAATGGATTGATACCTGTACTTTTGGTGTATAGATAAGTAAGTTGGCTGTAATGCTAAGACGATAGCCGTTCAAGGCATTGCTGGTAATGCCGACAGACAAACAAATAAATAGATTATATGAAAAACTTCGAGATTTTTGTTGTTCATATCGTTAAGAAATGGAAAACGCACAAAAAAATTATACTAGAAAGTGCTGGTCTAGGTGAATTATCAAATCGAGAATATGGAGACCTAGCCGAAGAATATGTTTACAGAAAAATTGAAAAATTAGAACCCAAATACTATCCATTTCAATCAAATGGTAGTCAATCACCCGCAGATATATTTGCAGTAGGTAGGCGAAACGGTTATTGGCATATAATGTTAATTCAAGTCAAGAGTTCTGATAATATAGAAACCATTTACAGACTAAACTCTAAAGACTTAAAAGCATTTGATGAATTTGCTAAATTCGTAAAATCAGAAATTAAAAATTCTGGAATTCTAGATGAATACAAGATTAAACCCATAGCCATCTCAACAGGATACGCTGCCGTTTTAAGAAATAAGACGAAACTAAGGGTATCTCACACTTTAGTTCAAGGCAAAGGTTTCAAAATATTTAATATGAATATGTCATCTTTGGACATTGAATCAATAAAGAAGACAATTAGCCAAACTCATAAATTATAAAACACGAGATATCACAAACAACTAAAATAAAAATACAAGTCGTTTTGTTTAATGTTTTGACTTTATAATGGCTAAATTATTGACGCAGGAGGAATTTATCAAGAAAGCAACCGATAAACACGGTAATAAATATGATTTTTCAAAATCCATATATGTTCATAGCAAACAAAAAATCATAGTAATTTGTAAAATTCATAAAAAGGAATTTTTTATATCTCCAAATCATCTTCTAAAAGGCGTTGGTTGCCCTGATTGTGCAGGAACAAAAAAACTAACACAGAATGAATTTATTTTACGTGCTAGACAGGTTCATGGCAATAAGTATGATTATTCTAGAGTAATCTATAAAAACTATGAAACCAAAGTTGAAATAATTTGTAAAGAACATGGTTCATTTCACCAAAAACCCCACAGACATTTAGATAATGGTGGTTGTCCTGTATGCGGTGGCAGCAATCCTTTAGATACAAACCAATTTATTGAAAGGGCCAGATTAGTTCATGGAGACAGGTATGATTACAGCAAGACAGTTTACTACAATTCAAAGACCAAAGTTGAGATTATATGTAAAGAACATGGCTCATTTTGGCAAAGTCCAAGTGGGCATTTAATAGGATATAATTGCAGAAAATGTTCTGGTAATGATAATCTATCAACAACAGAATTTATTAAAAAAGCAAATACAATTCATAATAATTATTATACTTATGACAAAGTTGAATATAAAAATGCTAATAAACCTGTTACTATTACTTGTAAACTTCATGGGGATTTCCTACAAACACCAAGTGCTCATTTAAAAGGTTCCGAATGCAACTTATGCTCTATTCTAAGAAAGAAGAACCCAAACGATATTCCAACTTCAAAATCACTGACTGAAGAGTTTATAAATAAAGCAAAATCCAAATACTGAAAAAAATACGACTATAGCAGAGTAGAATATTTAAATAATAAGACAAATGTTATAATCGGTTGCAAAATTCATGGTTGGATTGAACAATTACCAAATGTTCATTTAAAAAGTTTGATAGGTTGTCCTAAATGTGCAAATGAAGAAACTGCTAAAAAAAACAGATTAAACCTTAATGAATTTTTAGAAAAGGCAATAGAAGTTCATGGTAATAAATACTCTTATAAATCAACCATTATAACACAATCAAGAAGCAAAATAAAAATTTCATGTAAAAAACACGGCGAATTTGAACAAGCGGCATATGCACATCTTCGTGGACAGGGGTGTCCAAAATGTAAGGAAAGTCAAGGAGAAAGAATCATTAGAGTGTTCTTAGAAAAAAGGAAAATCAAGTATATTTATCAAAAGAATTTTAATGATTGTAAAAATCAATCATATTTGTTTTTTGACTTCTATATACCAAGTAGAAATTTGCTTATAGAATATGATGGAGAGCAGCACTTCAAAATAACGAGAGGAGATACTTTTGGAGGGGAAGTTGGTTTGGAAAAAAGAAAAATCAATGATGCAATAAAAAACCAATATGCTTTGACTAAAAAAATAAACTTATTAAGAATTAATTATAGACAATTGAGCAAAATTGAAGATATTTTATCAAAGGCACTTGAGGAAAAATAAAAAAGCACATACCCCATGCTAAGCGTAGTCTCCTGACTACGCTTGCTAAAGTTCCGGTTTGCCTGCGGCGAACCTTGGCTCGGCGAAGTCTGTGACTTCGTCGTAGTTAAAATGGCAGTTTATAACTGCCATTGCCGTAAGGCAAAGTGTATTTTGTTTGAAAAAGTTTACGGTTTGGAGATAGCCATTAGAACAAGCGTAGTCAGGAGACTACGCTTAGCATTTTATGTGGTTTGACAAAGCGTGCCCTGTTCGGTTGAGGCTGTAAAAAGTAATAAACCAAACGTGTTCGGCGGTTGGCTTCGCCGCTAGTGCGGATTTGCAATCCGTGCGCATACACCCAATAAGCAGTAAAGTGTGAAAAGTATTTTGCACGGACTATAAGTCCGCGCCAGCAAGGTTCGCGAAGCGTACCTGCGCCCAATTATTTACAGCAACCCCATCCCAACGCAAAAGCCCCGCTTTCGCGGGGCTCCGCCTTTAGCCCTTGCTATAGAGGGATCAGTTCCTCAATAGCTTTATATTTAAATTGCTCAGTTCTCCATCGGTAATTGCTACCGATAGCACCTGATCCTTATAGCCATTCTTGCTGATGGTTACGCTGTACGTTCCCTCGGGCAGCGATTTAACCAAAAAGCCGCCCTTGCCGGCTGTGCGCTTCACAATGCTACTGTCATCATTGTTGGTACTCAGCGTGGCAGTGCTGGCCTCGGGGGCAATGGTTAGGACTGCGCCCTTAAGCGGCTCAAGGTTTGCGGCATCCACTACCACCCCCTTCAGCGCCACCGAACCCGCGGCGGTATTAATTATCATCCTGCTGGTCTGGTACTCCTTGTAAAAATCGGGCTGGGTGAGCCGTACAATCTCAACAATTTTATCGAGCTTATCCAGCGCAGCATCGGTGGATTTAAATAGGTTGTCGAGTTTTGCGGTGTAGAGCTTCTTGGAGCTGACCCCTTTGCGCACGGTGGGTATCGACTCGTTAAACGAGTTAATGGTGGTGAGAAAATTGGCAAGCATCTCCTCGGTGATACCGTACTCCGTTAGCTGCCTGATGTTCTCGTTGGTACGGTCGTAAATACACTGTACCATGTTTTTTAGGTCGGTATCGGCGGCGCGGCTAAGTTCACTCTTGGGGTACTTAACCTCCTTAAGCAGCACGCTGTTGCTTATATTGGTGGCATAGGCCACCATTTTAAGCGAAATGTCCTCGGCCTGCTCAATCAGCGAGGCCCGCAGCAACTTTTTCTTATCGCTTAGTCCCGATTTGTCGAACTCCTGGAGCTCGGCAACCTCTTGAATTTGAGTAGTGTTGTCCTTCACCGTGGTAACAATACCTCTTTGGTTCGGAAGGGTTTCTACAATGGCTGCTGCAGCATTCAGTAAATTGTTAACAACCATGTACATGTTAAGCTTTGATTTTTGAAGAATGTTCATTTCTAACTGTTTTTTAGAGTTAATAATTAAAAACTGTCTTAAATGCATTTTAACAAAAACAACCTTTATATAAAATTATAAAATAATATTTTGAATATCAAAACATTTGGTAAAATTTTTTTTGTAATTCATGCACAATTCATGCGTAAAAATTGAACGGAAATTGTTGATTATTGCCACCAAATGCCCGCCGTAATTGCCTTTCCAAAATTTCGATTACTGGGTCTGGCAACATGCTGAGCTATTGTGTAATAGCTTGGCGATGGCTTAAAAATTTGCTGTGCTGGTATAGGGCTATTCCGAACCTTGCCAAAGTTGTTTTGCTTTGCAATAAATAGGCTTTTAGCGTTATTAAAACCCATTTGCAATGCAATAAAATGCCTCCGAGGTACAATGAAATGCTTCCGAGGTTCAATGAAAAGCCTCCGAGGTACAATAAAATGCTTCCGAGGTTCAATGAAATGCTTCCGCGGTGCAATGAAAAGCTTCCGCGGTGCAATGAAATGCTTCCGCGGTACAATGAAATGCTTCCGCGGTGCAATGAAAAGCTTCCGCGGTACAATGAAATGCTTTCGCGGTTCAATAAAATGCTTCCGCGGTTCAATGAAATGCTCCCGCGGTGCAATGAAATGCTTCCGCGGTACAATGAAATGCTTCCGCGGTGCAATGAAATGCTTCCGCGGTACAATGAAATGCTTCCGCGATGCAATAAAATGCTTCCGCGGTACAATAAAAGAGGGTCTGCTCAATAAACTGTATGGGTCTGTTCAATAAACTGTGTCAAAGTGGGTAATTACTGAACATTTAATCTGTCCTCAAAAATAATAATTACTTGCGCCATCGGGGTACACCCAAAATTTTCCGCTACGCGAATCCGAAATTGGGGAAGTCCATACCCAGCAACCCTTTTTAATTTGACATGGGTTACCTTATACCATATCTTTGTTTATATATCGTAAACAATACTCAATATAAACCAAGTATATATGAAAACCCAAGTGTTTAAAGTAGTTGTAGCTGTTATTTTTGCCGCTGCAATTAGTGCCTGTGCAACCCTTTTTAATACTACAAAGCAAAAAGTATCGTTTTACTCCAATCCTACAGGAGCCGAGGTTTACATAAATAACAAGAGCACGGGGAAAACAACACCGTGCAGCATTCGGGTTAAGCGCAAGGTGAAGAAAAGCGAGGTTAATGCCAAAAACCAGTATGTATACGAGTTACGCAAGGATGGGTTTGTGCCGTACGCGTATACCGATAAGGCTCAAATTAGCGGTAAGATATACCTAAACATTCTGCTCAACCTGGCGGCAATTCCCGCATTCGGTGTCGATTTTATTAGTGGCGGTGCTTTTTGCTACGATAAGGAGGTAAATGCCATGCTGCAGAAGGAGGCAAACTACGTGGTGATACGCGATACGGTTGTTAAGCAGCAGGTTATTTACGTTAACGCACCCGAGGCTAAGGGGTATGTTTACGAGCGGCTCTCGGATGTAGATAAGGATATTCCGGTTAATGGTGTTGAGAATCCCATGCGTTTTGCGCTTATAATTGGTAATGAGGATTACTGCTCAAAGCAAACCGAACTTAATCAGGAGGTTAACGTGGATTTTGCCCGCAATGATGCAAGCGCTTTTAGGGAGTACGCCCAAAGCGTACTGGGGATTCCCGCTACAAATATCACCTTTTTACTCGATGCTACGGCTGGGCAGATGAATCAGGCAATCTCGAGGATGAATTTGATAGTTAAGAATTCCAAAGGGAAGGCCGAGGTATTTGTTTACTATGCCGGACATGGTTTGCCCGATGAGATTACCCACGAGCCCTACCTTATACCTGTGGATATTACCGGTAGAAGCGCCGAGGATGCAATAAAACTTCAGGATTTCTATGGCAAACTTACCGAGTACCCATCAAAACGAATGGTGGTGTTTATTGATGCTTGCTTTTCGGGTGGTGCGCGTAATAAAGCCCTGCTTGCGGCCCGTGGTGTAAAAGTCCGACCCTTAGAGGGAACAGTGCAGGGGAATGTTGCAATAATCTCGGCAACCTCCGACGATCAATCGGCATTGCCCTACAAGGAAAAGAACCATGGATTCTTCACCTACTTCCTGCTTAAGAAGTTAAAGGAAACAAAGGGCGAGGTCTCCCTTAAGGATCTATCCGATTATCTTATCGATGTAATACCCTTGCAGTCGGTGCTTTTAAATAACAAGGAGCAAATCCCTACGCTAAGGCTTGGCATCAACAACGATGATTTGAGTAATTGGGTACTCACTAAGTAGCACTAATCAAATACTTCACATTTTTCGGGTATTTTGTTTTCTATAATTACATTGTTTAACAAACTATTAAGCTTTATTTAATAGTTGGTATATAATTTGTTTGGCATGGAAGCCTAAATTTGTTCTTTTGTTTTTAATTTTTCACAAATTAGTTCATATAGTATTGATTTTCTTAATCCTAAAAATTCTATGCGAAATGTAAAGCTAAAACTAACCCTAAGTGTATTTGTAATTCTATTAAACATTTTCACGGTTCAAATTGCTTTAGCCCAGGAAAAATCAGTAGTAAGTGGATACGTTAAGGATTCAAGCACCGGCGAAGTCCTTATTGGTGCCACTGTGTATGCAAAGGGTACAACCATTGGTACAACCACAAATAGCTATGGTTTTTACTCGCTGAACTTGCCTAAGGGCAATTACACTTTAATCTACAGTTATATTAGCTACAACGATGCTGTAAAGGATGTTGATTTGTCGAAGGGAATTCAAATCAACGTAGAGCTTCAGCCCAGTAGCGTTCAAATTGGCGAGGTTGTTATTAGCCGCGATAAAGCTAACGCCAACGTTACGCGTCCGGAGATGAGCGTGGTGAAGCTCGAGATGAAAAAGATCCGTCAAATCCCCGCGTTAATGGGCGAGGCCGATGTAATAAAGTCGATTCAGCTATTGCCCGGTGTTATTGGTGCAGTAGAGGGCTCATCGGGCTTTAGCGTGCGGGGCGGCGCCATGGACCACAACCTTATTCTACTCGACGAGGCCACGGTTTACAATGCTTCGCACTTAATGGGATTCTTCTCGGTGTTCAATAACGATGCTATAAAGGATGTTACGCTCTATAAGGGCGATATGCCCGCATCGATGGGCGGTAGGCTTGCATCGGTACTCGATGTGAGAATGAAGGAGGGTAACTCTAAGGAATTTGTAGCTGCGGGGGGCATTGGATCTTTATCGAGCCGATTAACCCTGGAGGGGCCTATTGTTAAGGATAAGTGCTCGTTTATAGTTTCGGGTCGTAGAACCTACATCGATATATTCTTTCCGTTAATGAATAATGATGACATGAATTCGAATAAGTTGTATTTCTACGATCTGAATGCGAAGGTTAACTACACGCTGAATGAAAATAACCGAATCTTTGTCTCAGGATATTTCGGTCGCGATATGTTCGGCAGCGGCGAAATGGGATTTGGTTATGGGAATAGGACTTTCACAACGCGTTGGAATCATGTTTTTGGCCATAAGCTGTTTATGAATGCCACGTTGATACGGAGTAATTACAACTACCTGCTAGAATCGGATTCCAACGATGCTAACGCTTTTAAATGGGACTCGGAAATGAAGGAAACTGGGCTAAAAATTGATTTTAGTATAGCCGCAAACACGCATCATAACCTAAAATTTGGGGTTAGCTCGTCATACTTTTCTTTTAGTCCGGGTGTTGTAAAGGGCACCAACGACGATTCGTTCATTAAGTACTGGGCAATTCCCAAAAACTACGCTTTGGAGCATGCCATTTATTTGATGGACGAGTACCATGTGGATAAATTTATTTTTAAGTATGGTTTGCGGTACTCAATCTTCCAGAATATTGGTAAAGCAAGGTCTTTAGTTCTCGACAATAACTATAAGGTGGTTGATTATAAGGATTACAAGAGTGGCGATATCTATAACACCTATTCAAATCCCGAGCCCCGGTTGGGTATAACATATGTTTTGAACGATCAGAGCTCAATAAAAACAAGTTACTCGCATACCGTTCAGTATATTCAACAGGCATCCAACTCGCAGGCCGGAAACCCTCTCGATATTTGGTTTTCTGCATCTCCAAATATTAAACCCCAGGTTGCCGATCAGTGGGCGCTGGGCTACTTTAGGAATTTCTTCGACAATTCATTGGAAACATCGGCCGAGGTGTACTACAAAAAGATGGATAAGCTGATTGATTTTAAGGATTTTGCCAGTTTACTCCTTAACGATGAAATGGAGGCAGATATTAGAGCCGGAAAAGGTCATTCCTATGGTATGGAACTTTACGCGCGCTTTGCGAAGAATAAGTTTGATGGATGGGTTAGCTATACCTTCTCAAGAACCTACCGCAAAACTCCCGATGTTAACTATGGCGATACCTATAAGGCTGCTTACGACAAGCCTCATAACCTTTCGTTGGTGTTTACCTATAACTTTAGCAAGCGGGCAAGCTTATCGGCAAACTGGCAAATTGCAACCGGACAGGCCTACTCTAAACCTGTTGGGCGTGTAGTTTACGAGAATACTGTAATCCCGGTTTACTCTGTTCGGAACGATGGCCGATTCCCCGTGTATCATCGGTTGGATTTATCTTTCACCCTTAAATCGAGGCATAATACTTCGCGCAGATGGCAGGGCGAATGGAATTTCTCCGTAATCAATGCGTACAACAGGAAAAATCCATGGACAATTTATTTCGAGCAGGATATTGAGAAGCCCGACGAAACGCATGCCCGAATGATATATTTCCCAATGATTCCTTCGGTTACCTATAACTTTAAATTCTAATAAAACGATTTGTCATGAGAATCAATATAAATAAATATTGCTCTGCGTTGGGATCGATACTATTAAGTGCATTCCTTTTCTCGTGTACCGACGAGATTGATATTACCTTGAAGAATGCCGATCCAAAAATTGTTGTTTACGGCTCAATAACCACCGATACGGCTGCGCATAGAATTATGATTACGCAAACTGCTGGATACTACAGCAACCAACCTCCACAAACAATATCGGGAGCAACGGTTTCCATTACCGATGGAACAAATGTTTTTCCATTGACCGAGAGTAGCACCGAGCCCGGGAACTACTACACCCAGCCCGATGTTTATGGAGAAATTGGGAAAACCTACACCTTAAATATCGATAATGTTTCGATTGTTGGCAGTACAGAGGTGAAATCGTTGACCGCGCAGAGTACAATTCCCGATATTGATCCAAACTACCAAACAGAATACTTGGACTCCATTAACGTGCTGTACAACGAGCAGTGGGAGGGGTGGTATGTTAATGGTTGGGCCAACGAGCCGGCCGATCAAAAGAACTACTATATGTTTAAGGCTTACATAGACAACGTTTTGTATAGCGATTCGTTGAACAATATTGTGGTTACGGACGATAAGTTGATTAATGGAAGTACAACCAATGGTGCTGCTCTGTATTTTATTGAGGACGCCGATACGTTAAAGGCAGGATCCAATGTTACGTTGGAGCTATCGGTAATTAACGAGGATCACTACTACTTTATGTACGAAACCCAAACCAGCTCTCAGCCTCAAATACCATTGTTTAGCCCTCCACCGGCAAATGCCCGAACCAATATTAGTAATGGGGCAATAGGGTATTTCTCGGCCTACGCAATTATCCGATCGTCATACATTGTTAAGCAATCGGATATCGATAGAAAGAATAAGTTGACAAAGAAAAAGAGCGGTTCGTATTGAACCGCTCTTTTTAGCTTGGTAAGTACCGTGATATACGAGTTGTGAGTTTTCGGAATCGGAATCGCTCAACAAACTTGTTAACCACCCTAAACATATCGCTCCAAAGGGCAATGTAAAATACCCCGGACATTACCCATATTACAAAAACATTGAACCAAAGGGTTGGGATATAGTATCCGCCAACGTGTTTGTATGCTGCAAAAAGTTGCGCTCTACCCATGCTCGATGTGGGTAACGAGTAAATGGGTTCGAACCTTCTGATTAATCTATCGTTTACCTCGTCAATCTTTTGAAATTCATTCCTGTTGGTAACCAGCGCTTCGAGCCCTTTATTGTGATATTCTCGGTTGAGTTCAAAAACAGCATCGCTACCCAACGTTTTCGACAGCTCTTTAATGTGCTGATCGCGTTCCTGTATGGTTTTCCTATATACAAGGTTGAAGTGCAACTTCAGCGTATCGAGGCTTAGTTTCGCCGATGTAATATTGTCGACAGTGGCAACTTTGGGATCCAATTTTGATATGTCGGGATAGCTGAAGTTCCGAATTGGATAGTTCTCGGAAAGTAGCGCAATTTCATTTCTTACAATACCTAAATCTCTGGCTATTCTTGGCGTTTGTTTGTTTAAGGTGAGATCAACCGCAACCTCGTCGAGCAACGACTGAAGTTTAGGGATTAGCAAAGTGGCATTGTAGCTACTATTGCTAAGCTTCATGTTGTAATCAAAAAACTCTCTATCGTACTTATTGGTTTTGAACTGCTGAACGCACAATGCCTCATACGACCATCGGCTTAGCATTATATCTCCAATAAAAGGAACATACTCCGGATGCGATATTGTTTTATGGAGTTTGCTATAGTTTACTATTACTCCGCTGAAAAGCAGCTGGGGAACTAGCACAATTGGAATTAGAACATAGATGGCAACCACTGAGTTTAGCGCTGCCGAAAGGTTTAAGCCCATCAGGTTAGAGCAGAATGCTGTGGAGAACAGTATTAACCAATGGCTCCAGAACATCCCTTTTATCTCTAGGATTCCATGTCCTATTATCACGAAAAGCAATGATTGTATGGCCGAGAACAGTAGAAGTACAATTATTTTTGAGTTGATATAGCTGAAATAACTGAGGTTTAAGAATTTTTCGCGGTATAGAATCTTTCTGTCCTTAATAATTTCCTCGGCGCTGATAGTTAACCCTAAGAATATCATGGCAACAACGCTCATGAATAGGAAGCTTGGAATGTTATCGTTCTCGCTAAAGAGATATGCATTAGGATTAGCTAGCGTGCCATGAATGTACTTTGTGAAATATCCAATAATAATGGCTAGCACAGGCGATGCCAGGATGCTTATGTTTATGAATTGTGTG is a window of Tenuifilaceae bacterium CYCD DNA encoding:
- a CDS encoding hypothetical protein (possible pseudo due to internal stop codon), with the protein product MAKLLTQEEFIKKATDKHGNKYDFSKSIYVHSKQKIIVICKIHKKEFFISPNHLLKGVGCPDCAGTKKLTQNEFILRARQVHGNKYDYSRVIYKNYETKVEIICKEHGSFHQKPHRHLDNGGCPVCGGSNPLDTNQFIERARLVHGDRYDYSKTVYYNSKTKVEIICKEHGSFWQSPSGHLIGYNCRKCSGNDNLSTTEFIKKANTIHNNYYTYDKVEYKNANKPVTITCKLHGDFLQTPSAHLKGSECNLCSILRKKNPNDIPTSKSLTEEFINKAKSKY
- a CDS encoding RNA-binding protein; this encodes MNIYVSNLSYNVNDADLKELFEEYGLVSSAKVITDRMSGRSRGFGFVEMEDAQGQKAIEELNQCEYDGKVIVVNVAKPKVERTNGEFSGRRTNNDDYNSRRRSSRY
- a CDS encoding collagen-binding protein, whose amino-acid sequence is MRNVKLKLTLSVFVILLNIFTVQIALAQEKSVVSGYVKDSSTGEVLIGATVYAKGTTIGTTTNSYGFYSLNLPKGNYTLIYSYISYNDAVKDVDLSKGIQINVELQPSSVQIGEVVISRDKANANVTRPEMSVVKLEMKKIRQIPALMGEADVIKSIQLLPGVIGAVEGSSGFSVRGGAMDHNLILLDEATVYNASHLMGFFSVFNNDAIKDVTLYKGDMPASMGGRLASVLDVRMKEGNSKEFVAAGGIGSLSSRLTLEGPIVKDKCSFIVSGRRTYIDIFFPLMNNDDMNSNKLYFYDLNAKVNYTLNENNRIFVSGYFGRDMFGSGEMGFGYGNRTFTTRWNHVFGHKLFMNATLIRSNYNYLLESDSNDANAFKWDSEMKETGLKIDFSIAANTHHNLKFGVSSSYFSFSPGVVKGTNDDSFIKYWAIPKNYALEHAIYLMDEYHVDKFIFKYGLRYSIFQNIGKARSLVLDNNYKVVDYKDYKSGDIYNTYSNPEPRLGITYVLNDQSSIKTSYSHTVQYIQQASNSQAGNPLDIWFSASPNIKPQVADQWALGYFRNFFDNSLETSAEVYYKKMDKLIDFKDFASLLLNDEMEADIRAGKGHSYGMELYARFAKNKFDGWVSYTFSRTYRKTPDVNYGDTYKAAYDKPHNLSLVFTYNFSKRASLSANWQIATGQAYSKPVGRVVYENTVIPVYSVRNDGRFPVYHRLDLSFTLKSRHNTSRRWQGEWNFSVINAYNRKNPWTIYFEQDIEKPDETHARMIYFPMIPSVTYNFKF
- a CDS encoding hypothetical protein (possible pseudo due to internal stop codon) translates to MIGCPKCANEETAKKNRLNLNEFLEKAIEVHGNKYSYKSTIITQSRSKIKISCKKHGEFEQAAYAHLRGQGCPKCKESQGERIIRVFLEKRKIKYIYQKNFNDCKNQSYLFFDFYIPSRNLLIEYDGEQHFKITRGDTFGGEVGLEKRKINDAIKNQYALTKKINLLRINYRQLSKIEDILSKALEEK